In one Gammaproteobacteria bacterium genomic region, the following are encoded:
- a CDS encoding GTP-binding protein has translation MSKEKFERTKPHVNVGTIGHVDHGKTTLTAALTKVMADKFGE, from the coding sequence ATGTCAAAGGAAAAATTTGAACGAACGAAACCGCATGTGAATGTAGGAACGATCGGTCACGTCGATCACGGTAAGACGACGTTAACGGCGGCGTTAACCAAGGTGATGGCTGATAAATTCGGCGAGG
- a CDS encoding fumarate hydratase codes for MTTIKEEDFISSICDSLQYISYYHPPDFIRALTRAYENEASAAAKNALAQILINSRMCAEGHRPICQDTGIVVVFLEVGMDVHWQAGRSVEEMINLGVRQAYTDPNNPLRASVLSDPIGKRINTKDNTPAVVHTTLVPGTEVKVHIAAKGGGSENKARFVNLNPSDDIAQWVVDTLPGMGAGWCPPGILGLGVGGTAEKAMLLAKRALMDPIDIQELIARGPTNALEELRLDIYQQVNALGIGAQGLGGLCTVLDVKILEYPTHAASKPVAMIPNCAATRHIHFTLDGSGPAILPPPNLDQWPNITEDSSKTSRKVNLDTLNKEAIAQWQPGETLLISGTILTGRDAAHKRLVSLIEANKPLPSGVDFKNRFIYYVGPVDPTGNEVVGPAGPTTATRMDKFTDTLLQHVPLLGMIGKAERGPQAIEAIKKHRVVYLIATGGAAYLVSKAIRSAKVVAFEDLGMEAIHEFVVEDMPVTVAVDVMGQSVHQTGPQHWREKIQNIRVQFKP; via the coding sequence ATGACCACAATTAAAGAAGAAGATTTTATCTCCAGTATTTGTGATTCCTTGCAATATATTTCTTATTACCATCCCCCGGATTTCATCCGAGCCTTAACTCGTGCCTATGAAAACGAAGCGTCCGCAGCGGCGAAAAATGCGCTTGCTCAGATACTTATAAACTCTCGAATGTGCGCAGAGGGACATCGACCCATCTGTCAAGACACCGGGATTGTGGTGGTGTTCCTGGAAGTCGGCATGGATGTACATTGGCAGGCCGGACGCAGCGTGGAAGAAATGATTAACCTGGGCGTTCGTCAAGCCTACACCGATCCAAACAACCCTTTGCGCGCTTCCGTGCTCAGCGACCCTATTGGTAAACGTATCAACACCAAAGACAATACACCGGCGGTTGTACACACTACCTTGGTCCCGGGAACAGAGGTAAAAGTACATATTGCCGCCAAGGGAGGTGGCTCGGAAAATAAAGCCCGCTTCGTCAATCTCAACCCCAGCGACGATATTGCCCAATGGGTAGTCGACACCCTGCCCGGCATGGGTGCAGGCTGGTGCCCACCGGGGATCTTGGGCCTTGGGGTTGGCGGCACCGCAGAGAAGGCCATGCTGCTGGCCAAACGCGCCCTCATGGACCCTATTGATATTCAGGAACTGATCGCACGCGGACCGACAAACGCACTGGAAGAATTACGCCTGGATATTTACCAACAGGTCAATGCACTGGGCATCGGCGCCCAGGGTCTGGGCGGCCTCTGCACGGTATTGGACGTTAAAATACTGGAATACCCCACCCACGCCGCATCCAAACCAGTGGCCATGATCCCCAATTGCGCCGCCACCCGTCATATCCATTTCACATTAGACGGTAGCGGCCCCGCGATTTTACCCCCTCCAAACCTGGATCAATGGCCCAACATCACGGAAGATAGCAGCAAGACATCCCGCAAGGTCAACTTGGATACGCTCAACAAAGAAGCCATTGCTCAATGGCAACCGGGGGAAACACTGCTCATAAGCGGCACCATCCTCACAGGACGGGATGCTGCCCACAAACGACTGGTCTCACTGATTGAGGCAAACAAACCATTGCCTTCAGGCGTGGATTTCAAGAACCGCTTTATTTACTACGTAGGCCCGGTGGATCCAACCGGCAACGAGGTGGTAGGCCCCGCCGGCCCCACAACGGCCACACGTATGGATAAATTTACAGACACCCTGTTACAACACGTCCCTCTACTGGGGATGATCGGCAAAGCAGAGCGAGGACCGCAAGCTATCGAGGCGATCAAAAAACATCGGGTGGTTTATTTAATCGCCACCGGCGGAGCGGCTTACCTGGTTTCCAAGGCCATTCGCAGCGCTAAAGTGGTGGCCTTTGAAGACTTGGGCATGGAAGCAATACACGAGTTCGTGGTTGAGGATATGCCCGTTACCGTCGCGGTGGATGTCATGGGCCAATCAGTGCATCAGACCGGTCCGCAACACTGGCGCGAAAAAATACAAAACATCCGGGTTCAATTTAAACCCTAG
- a CDS encoding YqhA family protein has translation MSQFASKCESIFEGMLWRSRFIVLFAVIASLFCSLTMFYMATVDAFYTVVHFVQYADPSIQGNSRTELRSQTITHIVEIVDGYLLATVLLIFALGLYELFISRIDAAEKSETASNVLIINSLDDLKARLAKVILMILIVRFFEFAIRMQFKDSLDLLYLAAGIALIGLALFLSHESDKRAH, from the coding sequence ATGAGCCAGTTTGCAAGCAAGTGTGAAAGTATTTTTGAGGGGATGTTGTGGCGAAGCCGGTTCATCGTATTGTTCGCCGTAATTGCCAGTTTGTTTTGTTCCTTGACCATGTTTTATATGGCGACAGTGGACGCGTTTTATACAGTGGTGCATTTTGTTCAATACGCGGATCCATCGATACAGGGAAACTCCAGGACTGAATTGCGCAGTCAGACCATTACACACATTGTAGAAATCGTCGACGGTTATTTGTTGGCTACAGTGTTGTTGATTTTTGCCTTGGGTTTGTATGAGCTGTTTATTAGTCGAATTGATGCAGCGGAAAAATCCGAAACTGCGTCCAATGTCTTGATTATTAACAGTCTGGATGACTTGAAAGCACGTTTGGCCAAAGTCATTCTGATGATACTTATTGTACGGTTTTTTGAATTTGCTATACGTATGCAATTCAAGGATAGCTTGGATTTACTTTATTTGGCTGCCGGGATAGCTCTAATAGGCTTGGCGCTTTTTTTAAGTCACGAGAGTGACAAGAGAGCCCATTGA
- a CDS encoding YihY family inner membrane protein — protein sequence MPLSNPQIKQVIHFCLRWFRRFWCLARDVYYHFRRVHCFDLAASLAYTTLLSLVPLLVVILSVLSILPLFDQVPAILQDFVFRNFVPSTGQVLQDYLTQFAAQTENLTGVGGAVLVVTAFLLMHAVHETVNTIWQVGESRPLYFSVLLYAGVLTLGPVLIVVGIGATSYVLTLPLIDTAASLGAGLKHFLPFAFSVVGMTLVYKFVPNAPVLMRHALIGGAVAAMLFELAKRAFAWYLLQFPTYEIVYGAVSVIPIFLLWLYISWVIALGGAVLVFCLGKAGDVSAPT from the coding sequence ATGCCGCTCAGCAACCCGCAAATTAAACAGGTCATCCACTTTTGTCTCCGTTGGTTCAGGCGCTTTTGGTGTCTGGCCCGTGATGTTTATTATCATTTTCGACGGGTGCATTGTTTTGACCTGGCTGCATCCCTTGCGTATACCACTTTGTTATCATTAGTGCCGCTGTTAGTGGTGATTCTTTCCGTTCTGTCGATTCTGCCATTGTTTGACCAGGTTCCTGCCATTTTGCAGGACTTTGTATTTCGTAACTTTGTGCCCAGTACGGGACAGGTGTTGCAGGATTATCTAACCCAGTTTGCAGCGCAAACGGAAAATCTCACCGGCGTGGGTGGGGCGGTTTTGGTGGTCACGGCATTTTTGTTAATGCACGCGGTGCACGAAACGGTGAATACCATTTGGCAGGTCGGGGAGAGTCGCCCCTTGTATTTTAGTGTCCTGTTGTACGCGGGGGTGTTAACACTGGGACCGGTGCTAATTGTGGTAGGCATAGGTGCCACATCCTACGTGCTAACCCTGCCCTTGATTGATACGGCTGCATCCTTAGGCGCCGGCCTGAAGCATTTTTTGCCTTTTGCTTTTTCGGTTGTGGGAATGACCTTGGTGTATAAGTTTGTGCCCAATGCGCCTGTACTGATGCGCCACGCTTTGATCGGTGGAGCTGTGGCTGCCATGTTGTTTGAATTGGCCAAGCGCGCCTTTGCCTGGTATTTGTTGCAGTTCCCAACCTATGAAATCGTCTACGGAGCCGTGTCGGTGATCCCGATTTTTCTTTTGTGGCTATATATTTCCTGGGTGATTGCACTGGGTGGTGCAGTCTTAGTGTTTTGTTTGGGTAAAGCCGGGGATGTGTCAGCGCCGACATAA
- a CDS encoding DUF4398 domain-containing protein: protein MAKRIGMGALLLLLAACAQAPVQEMSDARQAIQAAQTVLNGETQENLSKAKQLLFKAEEALQEGEYSEARDNAVAAKEQAMQAQQNAAQQPAN from the coding sequence ATGGCAAAACGAATTGGTATGGGCGCATTACTGCTGTTGCTCGCTGCCTGCGCCCAGGCGCCGGTACAGGAAATGAGTGATGCACGCCAAGCGATACAGGCGGCGCAAACTGTACTCAATGGCGAGACTCAGGAGAATTTAAGCAAAGCCAAGCAGTTGCTGTTCAAAGCCGAGGAGGCCCTGCAAGAGGGCGAATACAGCGAAGCACGCGATAACGCGGTTGCGGCCAAGGAACAGGCAATGCAAGCGCAACAAAATGCCGCTCAGCAACCCGCAAATTAA
- the arsC gene encoding arsenate reductase (glutaredoxin) (This arsenate reductase requires both glutathione and glutaredoxin to convert arsenate to arsenite, after which the efflux transporter formed by ArsA and ArsB can extrude the arsenite from the cell, providing resistance.) gives MSIKIHHNPRCSKSRQTLELLQQNGTAPTVVDYLNHPPSTAELKQLLAMLNMTPRDLMRKNEKEYKDNNLDDTSLSDEQLIDAMHRIPKLIERPIVIKDGRAVIGRPPEKVLELL, from the coding sequence ATGAGCATAAAGATCCATCACAACCCTCGCTGTTCAAAATCACGCCAAACCCTGGAACTGCTACAACAAAATGGCACAGCACCCACCGTCGTGGACTATCTCAACCACCCACCCAGCACAGCAGAGCTGAAACAACTGCTGGCCATGCTTAATATGACTCCCAGAGACTTAATGCGTAAGAATGAAAAAGAATACAAAGACAATAACTTAGATGACACTTCCCTGAGCGATGAACAACTCATAGACGCCATGCACCGCATTCCCAAATTGATTGAACGCCCCATCGTTATCAAGGACGGACGCGCCGTGATTGGCCGCCCTCCGGAAAAGGTGTTGGAGCTATTATAG
- the wrbA gene encoding NAD(P)H:quinone oxidoreductase has product MVQILILYYSRHGSVQHMAQLIARGVEEIPGAEAVIRTVPAVSSVCEAVEPEVPDSGAPYADVEDLQRCSAIALGSPTRFGNMAAALKYFLDGSSAPWLGGALNGKPAAVFTSTAGMHGGQEATLLSMMIPLLHHGALITGLPYSETDLLHTQSGGTPYGASHVAGPDNDRPFSEEEERLCKALGRRLAMTAQKLAQ; this is encoded by the coding sequence ATAGTGCAAATTCTGATCTTATATTACAGCCGTCATGGCTCGGTACAACACATGGCCCAATTAATCGCCAGGGGCGTTGAAGAAATTCCGGGCGCCGAGGCCGTCATTCGCACCGTGCCTGCCGTATCCAGCGTGTGTGAAGCAGTGGAGCCTGAAGTCCCCGACAGCGGAGCTCCTTATGCCGATGTGGAAGATCTGCAACGTTGCAGTGCTATTGCCCTGGGCAGTCCCACCCGCTTCGGAAATATGGCAGCGGCACTGAAATATTTTCTGGACGGCAGTAGCGCACCCTGGCTGGGCGGTGCCTTAAACGGAAAACCTGCGGCGGTGTTCACCTCCACCGCCGGCATGCATGGCGGTCAGGAGGCAACATTACTGTCTATGATGATTCCCTTGTTACACCATGGCGCCTTGATTACCGGCCTACCTTACAGCGAGACGGATTTGCTGCACACCCAGAGCGGGGGCACGCCTTATGGCGCCAGCCACGTTGCCGGCCCTGACAACGATCGCCCCTTTAGCGAGGAAGAAGAACGTTTGTGCAAAGCCCTAGGCCGGCGTCTGGCTATGACTGCGCAAAAGCTGGCTCAATGA
- the hda gene encoding DnaA regulatory inactivator Hda, with translation MSSQLPLHIGINDNASFDSFFGGRNAEVVSHIQSLAQHRDEPFVYLSGGNALGKSHLLQAASRLAARGGRSVAYLPMSQVAQFDTAMLEGLDQAALVCVDDVHRIVGQPRWEEALFHLYNNLRQSQVPLLVSANAKPEDLGLGLMDLQSRLSWGLILQIKPLDEAEKIQVLQLRAKLRGLLLSPDVAGFILRRCPRDMDSLMRILEHIDQASLAAKRKLTVPFVKSLLDESLSQLLRSHSQTPA, from the coding sequence ATGAGTAGTCAACTGCCGTTACACATCGGTATTAACGACAATGCAAGCTTTGATAGTTTTTTTGGGGGGCGAAATGCCGAGGTGGTGAGTCATATCCAGAGCTTGGCCCAACACCGCGATGAGCCGTTTGTGTACTTATCCGGTGGGAACGCCTTGGGAAAGTCTCATCTGTTGCAAGCGGCCTCTCGGTTGGCTGCTCGGGGTGGTCGGTCCGTTGCGTACTTGCCTATGAGTCAGGTAGCACAGTTCGACACGGCGATGCTGGAAGGTCTGGATCAGGCTGCCCTGGTGTGTGTGGATGATGTGCACCGAATCGTCGGGCAGCCCCGTTGGGAAGAGGCATTGTTTCATTTATACAATAACTTACGTCAATCGCAAGTGCCCTTGTTGGTGAGTGCCAATGCTAAGCCGGAGGACCTGGGTTTGGGTTTAATGGATTTGCAGTCTCGGCTCAGTTGGGGTTTGATACTGCAAATTAAACCGTTGGATGAAGCGGAAAAAATTCAGGTCTTGCAGTTGCGAGCCAAGTTGCGCGGTTTGTTGTTATCCCCGGATGTGGCCGGTTTTATCCTGCGGCGCTGCCCTCGCGATATGGATTCGCTGATGCGTATTTTAGAGCATATTGATCAAGCCAGTCTCGCAGCCAAGCGTAAGCTGACGGTTCCTTTTGTTAAATCCCTGCTGGATGAATCATTGAGCCAGCTTTTGCGCAGTCATAGCCAGACGCCGGCCTAG
- a CDS encoding AI-2E family transporter yields the protein MITESKAWHWILIFSVLLALVYMLAPVLSPFLTGALLAYLGDPLVDRLEARKLPRTWAVVLVFLAIFVVLIAIPVIMLPLLEQQLSALIARLPQYMDWLQHKLVPVLSQTLNLDPQQKDMSAMKSAVLENWRQVGGVAKHLVQAVSHSGVTMLAWIANAILVPVVTFYLLRDWDNLVARVHALLPRQSEPVIVKLTRQSDEVLGAFLRGQLVVMLVLGLVYSLGLWLVGLDLAFLIGMTAGLVSFVPYLGFIVGIVLAGVAAFMQFHDVFSLLLVAGVFAVGQMLEGMVLTPMLVGDKIGLHPVAVIFAVMAGGQLFGFVGILLALPVAAVIMVVLRHLLEQYTQSGLYGAVGEATGPPGAAPPQPDVAVDQEESVVSQPLPPSPQVLSAEEVPVDATADPVDPVNKPDTDK from the coding sequence GTGATCACTGAATCGAAAGCCTGGCATTGGATTTTAATATTCTCGGTACTGCTGGCGTTGGTTTACATGCTGGCACCGGTGTTGTCACCTTTCTTAACCGGTGCATTGTTGGCCTATCTGGGGGATCCTCTGGTGGATCGTCTGGAAGCCCGCAAGCTGCCCAGAACCTGGGCGGTGGTGTTGGTGTTTCTGGCCATCTTTGTTGTTTTGATTGCCATCCCCGTCATCATGTTGCCGTTGTTGGAGCAACAATTAAGTGCGTTGATTGCCAGGTTGCCTCAATATATGGATTGGTTGCAGCACAAGTTGGTACCCGTCCTCAGTCAAACCCTCAATTTGGATCCGCAGCAAAAAGACATGAGCGCGATGAAAAGCGCCGTGTTGGAGAACTGGCGTCAAGTGGGTGGCGTGGCAAAACATTTGGTGCAGGCCGTTTCCCACTCGGGTGTGACCATGCTGGCTTGGATTGCCAATGCTATCTTGGTGCCCGTGGTAACCTTTTATTTGCTTAGGGACTGGGACAATTTGGTGGCGCGGGTTCACGCGTTGCTACCGCGGCAATCCGAACCGGTTATTGTCAAGCTGACCCGCCAATCAGATGAAGTGTTGGGTGCTTTTTTGCGTGGTCAGCTGGTGGTGATGTTGGTATTGGGTTTGGTTTATTCCCTGGGTTTGTGGTTAGTGGGTTTGGATTTGGCGTTTCTCATTGGCATGACCGCCGGTTTGGTCAGTTTTGTACCCTATCTTGGGTTTATCGTGGGTATCGTTTTGGCGGGTGTCGCTGCATTCATGCAGTTTCATGATGTATTTTCCTTGCTGCTGGTGGCCGGTGTATTTGCTGTGGGGCAAATGTTGGAAGGGATGGTATTAACCCCCATGTTGGTGGGGGACAAAATCGGCCTACACCCGGTGGCGGTGATATTTGCTGTCATGGCGGGCGGGCAGTTATTTGGGTTCGTGGGGATTTTGCTCGCTCTGCCGGTGGCAGCGGTTATCATGGTGGTATTAAGGCACTTGCTGGAACAATATACCCAGAGCGGTTTGTATGGCGCAGTAGGTGAAGCTACCGGGCCGCCGGGGGCTGCACCGCCACAGCCGGACGTTGCTGTGGATCAGGAAGAATCCGTGGTGTCGCAACCATTACCGCCGTCACCGCAGGTTCTGTCAGCGGAGGAGGTTCCAGTGGATGCAACAGCTGATCCTGTCGATCCGGTAAATAAACCAGATACAGATAAGTAG
- a CDS encoding CDP-alcohol phosphatidyltransferase family protein has translation MKASDIPNAITIIRVVLVAPVVWLLLERQFQFALLLFTIAGISDGLDGYLAKRNAWQSRLGSILDPLADKLLLVGSYIALAWLSLIPMWLLAAIIARDLVIVVGGVAYHYFIGRFELEPSWISKTNTFLQIVLVVVIVASEGFFKLPSVVIDGLIYAVLATVLISGIGYVIHWGKRSIQSKRDH, from the coding sequence GTGAAAGCCAGTGATATTCCCAATGCCATCACCATAATTCGTGTGGTGTTGGTGGCTCCGGTTGTCTGGTTGCTGCTGGAGCGGCAGTTTCAGTTCGCCTTGTTGTTGTTCACCATTGCCGGTATTTCCGACGGTTTAGACGGCTATCTGGCCAAGCGTAACGCTTGGCAAAGCCGCTTAGGTAGCATTTTGGATCCGTTGGCAGACAAACTGTTATTAGTGGGTTCGTACATTGCGCTGGCTTGGTTGAGTCTCATTCCAATGTGGTTGCTGGCGGCGATAATTGCACGTGATTTGGTCATTGTGGTGGGTGGGGTGGCGTATCATTATTTTATTGGCCGCTTCGAGCTGGAGCCATCCTGGATCAGTAAAACCAATACCTTTTTGCAAATTGTATTGGTGGTTGTGATTGTGGCATCGGAAGGTTTTTTCAAACTGCCGTCCGTGGTGATTGATGGGCTGATATACGCAGTATTGGCGACGGTGCTGATCAGTGGCATTGGCTACGTCATTCACTGGGGTAAACGGAGCATACAGAGCAAACGTGATCACTGA
- a CDS encoding DUF2066 domain-containing protein has translation MTTDNSFNSMKNIFYLLSVCTLLLPHLAMSAIVDGLYEAEISVPNQSKSERSKAMSEGLGEVFIKVSGNPQVITIDAIRDAMGKAGSYLQQFLYRRPADVKNANPNQSRNQVLWLLFDEKSINKILRDNSQPVWGRTRPSTLVWLAVEQDGGRFLLGSGGREEFGALLRYEAKRQGLALVLPLMDLQDQRQLSFSDVWGGFQDPIEVASQRYPAEAILVGRMSLSRSDIWTARWSLYEGSEPITWESQGRFAEEIIRLSLAQVTGTLASRYAVILDDDSGGEMRLSIQGVNSLEQYARINDYLQSLQPVQAVLPQTISDGAARYRLKIRGNADGVVRIIALGNVLKEVPLATVNPNDPLAIQQPIEQDDSDFKYRLMQ, from the coding sequence ATGACAACAGATAATTCCTTCAATTCCATGAAAAATATCTTCTATTTATTGAGTGTCTGCACACTACTCCTGCCCCATCTCGCCATGAGCGCTATCGTTGACGGCTTGTATGAGGCTGAAATCAGTGTGCCCAATCAGTCCAAGTCTGAGCGCAGCAAAGCCATGAGTGAGGGCTTAGGTGAGGTTTTCATCAAAGTCAGTGGAAATCCACAAGTGATTACTATTGACGCTATTCGGGACGCAATGGGTAAAGCCGGTAGCTACTTACAGCAGTTTTTGTATCGACGCCCGGCGGATGTAAAGAACGCCAACCCCAATCAAAGTCGCAATCAGGTGTTGTGGTTACTTTTTGATGAAAAATCCATCAATAAGATTCTACGCGACAACAGCCAACCGGTGTGGGGAAGAACCCGGCCGTCCACCTTGGTGTGGTTGGCGGTGGAGCAGGACGGGGGCCGTTTTTTACTGGGTTCCGGTGGTCGTGAAGAGTTCGGGGCGCTGCTCAGATATGAAGCCAAACGTCAGGGTTTGGCCTTGGTGCTGCCGCTGATGGATCTTCAGGATCAACGTCAATTGAGTTTTTCGGATGTGTGGGGCGGATTTCAGGATCCTATTGAAGTCGCATCACAACGCTATCCGGCAGAAGCGATTCTGGTGGGGCGGATGAGTTTGTCTCGGAGCGATATTTGGACAGCCCGATGGAGTCTTTATGAAGGTAGCGAGCCAATTACTTGGGAATCGCAAGGTCGTTTTGCAGAAGAAATCATCCGTTTAAGTTTGGCGCAGGTAACGGGAACGCTGGCGTCGCGTTATGCCGTTATATTGGACGATGATAGTGGTGGGGAAATGCGTTTGTCCATACAAGGTGTCAATTCGTTGGAGCAATACGCGCGTATCAATGACTATTTACAGTCTTTGCAACCGGTACAAGCCGTATTACCGCAAACCATCTCCGATGGCGCTGCGCGGTATCGACTCAAAATTCGTGGCAACGCCGACGGTGTCGTGCGCATCATTGCCCTAGGTAATGTACTTAAAGAAGTACCGCTTGCCACGGTCAATCCCAACGATCCTCTTGCCATACAACAACCCATCGAACAGGACGACAGTGACTTTAAGTACCGGTTAATGCAGTGA
- the purM gene encoding phosphoribosylformylglycinamidine cyclo-ligase — protein sequence MTNPKKPHNPDKPDGALSYKSAGVDIEAGNRLVERIKPIAQKTRRPEVLAGLGGFGSLFSLPSQYKEPVLVAGTDGVGTKLKLATQLGIHDSIGIDLVAMCVNDLIVQGAEPLFFLDYYATGALDVDVAEQVVAGIGRGCELAGAALVGGETAEMPGMYQSGDYDLAGFCVGIVEKSRIIDGSKVQAGDQLIGLTSSGPHSNGYSLIRKILENSNTSLQSPVAGTDDDTTLAEALLKPTRIYVKSLLSLLQAVDVHAMAHITGGGLTENLPRVLPTHHKAIIRRDSWQWPPVFAWLQQQGNVATDEMLTTFNCGIGMVLCIAETDMDAAIKSLENSGETAIKLGHIDTDEGEQPHVEFI from the coding sequence GTGACTAATCCCAAGAAACCCCACAATCCGGACAAGCCGGATGGAGCCCTGAGCTACAAAAGTGCCGGTGTTGATATTGAAGCGGGCAACCGACTCGTGGAAAGAATTAAACCCATCGCTCAAAAAACGCGCCGTCCGGAAGTTTTGGCCGGACTGGGCGGTTTTGGATCTCTGTTCAGCCTGCCCAGCCAATACAAAGAACCGGTCCTGGTGGCCGGAACCGACGGTGTGGGCACCAAGCTTAAACTTGCCACTCAATTAGGTATTCACGACAGCATTGGTATCGATCTGGTGGCCATGTGTGTTAATGACCTCATTGTCCAGGGGGCTGAGCCTCTATTTTTCTTGGATTATTACGCTACCGGTGCCTTGGATGTGGATGTGGCTGAGCAAGTGGTCGCGGGCATAGGCCGTGGCTGCGAATTAGCCGGTGCTGCCCTGGTGGGTGGAGAAACGGCCGAAATGCCAGGCATGTACCAAAGCGGTGATTATGATCTGGCCGGTTTTTGTGTCGGGATTGTTGAAAAAAGCCGTATTATCGACGGCAGTAAAGTTCAAGCCGGGGATCAGCTCATTGGCCTGACCTCATCCGGACCCCATTCCAATGGTTATTCTCTGATTCGAAAAATCCTGGAAAATTCAAACACCTCACTCCAAAGCCCAGTGGCAGGCACCGATGACGACACCACCCTGGCCGAGGCCCTGTTAAAACCTACCCGAATCTACGTCAAATCCCTCCTGTCCCTGCTGCAAGCGGTGGATGTCCATGCCATGGCCCATATAACCGGCGGCGGCTTGACTGAGAATTTACCTCGGGTATTACCCACACATCACAAAGCGATCATTCGTCGTGACAGCTGGCAGTGGCCGCCCGTATTCGCTTGGTTACAACAACAAGGAAATGTTGCAACCGATGAAATGTTGACCACATTTAATTGTGGTATTGGCATGGTATTGTGTATTGCCGAAACGGATATGGACGCTGCGATCAAATCTTTGGAAAACAGTGGCGAAACCGCAATCAAACTAGGACACATTGACACGGATGAAGGTGAGCAACCCCATGTCGAGTTTATCTAG
- the purN gene encoding phosphoribosylglycinamide formyltransferase, translating into MLSSLTTVVLISGDGSNLQTLIDQLHSTDAPVTIKAVISNKAQAHGLVRAEKANIPTHTVSHAQFPERRDFDRELIRTIDAYQPQLVILAGFMRILTAEFVQHYRDRLINIHPSLLPQFRGLNTHARALQAAVREHGASVHFVTEDLDSGPVAVQAAVPVLDGDTEQSLSQRVLQQEHIIYPLAVLWIAEGRLKIHNEQLFFDNKELNHPIRIKPE; encoded by the coding sequence ATGCTTTCTTCCTTAACAACGGTGGTGTTAATCTCCGGCGATGGTAGCAATTTACAGACATTGATTGACCAATTACACAGCACCGATGCGCCGGTCACCATCAAAGCTGTCATCAGCAATAAAGCACAAGCTCACGGCTTGGTGCGGGCAGAAAAAGCAAACATTCCAACCCACACCGTTTCCCATGCCCAATTCCCTGAGCGCCGGGATTTTGATCGGGAACTGATACGCACAATTGATGCTTACCAGCCACAGTTGGTGATACTGGCGGGTTTTATGCGCATCCTTACCGCAGAGTTTGTACAACACTACCGGGATCGTTTAATCAATATACACCCTTCCCTGTTACCCCAATTTCGAGGGCTCAACACACATGCGCGAGCCTTGCAGGCAGCAGTGCGCGAACATGGCGCCAGTGTCCATTTTGTCACCGAAGATCTGGACAGCGGACCCGTTGCTGTCCAAGCCGCAGTGCCGGTATTGGACGGCGATACAGAGCAATCCTTGTCTCAACGGGTGTTGCAACAAGAGCATATCATCTACCCTTTAGCCGTTTTGTGGATTGCCGAAGGGCGCTTGAAAATTCATAACGAACAATTGTTTTTCGACAATAAGGAACTGAACCATCCAATTAGAATCAAACCGGAATAA